DNA from Rubripirellula lacrimiformis:
CGCCATCTCCGGTGCAGCCACCAGTACTGTTCCAGCGATTCGCCAATCGCAGCGGTCAGATGCCGGTTGTACCAGTTTGTCAGCGAAGTCACCGAGGCGCAGTCTTCGTCGCCCGATCGTGGGTCGGCGATCGCTTTGCAGGCGATTTCAAACTGCATGGGTTTGCCGCCCACCCGCCGCGTCGAACCGACAACCATGGGAGCATCGGCGCTGAGCGAAAACAGGGACAACGCCTTGTGGCATGACGCAGGGGCCCCCATGAAGTTGACCCAACATCCCTTCGGCCCGGCGTGCTGGTCAGCCAACAGCGACAGGATCCCGCCATCTTTCAGATGTCGATCGACGTCGGCGGCGCAGCCTTCCTTGTCGACCATTTTCTGGCCTTTGGCGCTTCGAAAGCGATCCACCCAGGCGTGCAGGAACCGGTTGTCCAACTGGCGAGCGATCGTCAGCGTCTGGACCCCCATCACCCCCGTCATGTATCCGCCCACTTCGAAATTGCCAAAGTGACCAGTAACGACCACCGTCGGGCGATCCGACAACATTTGCCCCAGCATTTCGCGATTGTTGCGGAACGTGATGTGATCGGTCCAGTTGGAAAGGTGCAGACGCCGCTGGACCCAGGCGATTTCACAGACCATCAGCAATAGGTGATGCCACATCGCGAAACGCAGATTTTTGCGTTCTTGGTCGCTGGCGCTCGGGAAAATCAGGTCCAGATTCAGGTCCGTTTCGCGGCGTCGGATCCGCAGTTTTTCGCCCACGACCCAGGCCAGGAATCGGCAAATCGAATCCCCCATGTCGACGGGCAAGGTCTGAATCACCGCGACAATCAGGCGAACCAGCGCGTAGGCGGCGAAATCGACGATGGTTTTCATGGAAATGGACGCGGGGGGGGGGGGCGGGCGGGGGATGCGTTTCGGAGACGGGGGGCTTCGGCTTCTGGCAGACCGGTCACACCGGGGGCATCCGGTTAAACACTACATCTGTCAGCCAATCATCCCTGATTTGGGCAAATTGAATCCAGATCGATTGGCCCGCCTTGTTGGATTAGCCTCCACCGTTCACCATTTGGACCCTTCGCTTGCTGTTGCAATCCCCTTACGAATCGGAAACGACACGAATGACTGATTCCTGTGCCGTGGTCTTGGCCGCCGGAAAAGGTACCCGAATGCAAAGCGATCTGCCCAAGGTTCTGTGCCCAGTGGTGGACCGTCCCATGATCCATTTCGTGCTCGATGCACTGGAAAAAGCGGGCATTCATCGCAAAATCGTTGTCGTGGGTTACGAAGCCGACCAGGTGCGTCAGGCGCTGGCCGGTCGAAAGGATGACATCGAATTTGTCACCCAGTCCGAACAGTTGGGGACCGGGCATGCGGTCCAGATGTGCCGCCCAGCCCTTGAAAAACAGACCGGGCCGACCATTGTGGTGGCAGGTGACTCGCCGTTGATCCAGCCAACCAGTTTGAAAAAACTTTTGGATCACTTCGTCGAATTCTCGCCCGCCCTGCTGTTGGGCACTTTGGAAAAAGAGGATCCGACCGGCTTGGGACGCATTGTCCGCGACGCCGACGGAAACTTCATGGGAATCGTCGAACAGAAAGATGCGACCGAATCCGAGCGGGCGGTCAAAGAAGTGAACATGAGCACTTATTTGTTCCAGACACCCGACCTGTTGCAGTCCCTCGACATGCTCAGCAACGACAACGCCCAGGCCGAGTATTACCTGACCGACTGTGCACGATTGCTGCGTGAATCAGGTCGCCCCGTCGAGGCGCTTCCGGTGTTACAGCAGTGCGAATCACTTTCGATCAACAATCCAGACGAACTTCGGTTGGTCGATGAAAAAATGCGGACGATGGGATATGCGTGAACTGAAAATTTTCAGCGGCCGAGCCAACCCTAATTTGGCGACCAAGATTTGTCGCCATCTTCACCTGGAACCCTCGGCGATCACGCTGGGCAAGTTTCCCGATGGCGAGAACTATTGCAAGCTGGACGAAGACGTCCGCGGCCGCGATGTGTTCCTGGTTCAGCCGACGTCGCCACCGGTCAACGACAATTTGTTTGAATTGTTGATCATGATCGACTGCTGCAAGCGCGCAAGCGCCGAACGGATCACGGCTGTCGTGCCCTACTATGGTTACGCACGGCAAGATCGAAAGGACGAAGGTCGGGTGCCGATCACCGCCAAGTTGGCGGCCAACATCATCACTCGCGCCGGCGCCGATCGAGTGCTGACGATGGACCTGCACGCGGCTCAGATCCAGGGGTTCTTTGATGTCCCCGTCGATCACCTGTACGCCGCTCCGGTACTGAACGAGTACTTTGCCGAACGCGGATTCGTGGACGACAAGATTGTGGTCGTCAGCCCCGACGAAGGCAGCATCAAACGTGCCTTGGGTCACAACAAACGATTGGGCGGAACGCTTGCGATCGTCGACAAGCAGCGCGCCAACGCGTTGGAAACCAAACAGAACACAATCATCGGTGGTCCCATCGAAGGCCGGATCGCATTGTTGTTTGACGACATGATCAGCACCGCCGGTTCGATCTGTGGTGCGGCGCGACTGGTGCACCAAGCCGGTGCTAAGGAAATCCATATCGCGGCGACGCACGGTGTCCTGTGTGGACCTGCGATCGAAAAGCTTCGTGACGCGCCGATCGATTCGATCATCGTGACAGACACGATTCCGATCGCGGCCGAAAAACAGTTGCCCAACTTGGTCCAACTAAGCGTCGCCCCGCTGTTGGCCGAAGCGATCAAACGGATTCACCACGATCAGTCGATCAGCGAACTGTTCCGCGAACGATAGGCTTATGACGATCGAGCTGTGATTTGACGGATCGGTGTCGTTTGCATCGATGCGTCTGCCCCAGACGAATTGCGAAAACCGAACTTCATCTACCGCGGTCTTTCCTGCCCAAGATTGCGATCACCTGGGCAGGACGTGCCCCGGGCAGCACGACGGGGCGTCGTTAGGCGGCGCGAGTCGCCGGCAGCGATCCGGTGATCTGGTACTGTGGTTCTTCGAACAGGTTGACGATGGCCGGCGCTTCGCTTTGGCGGTCCCTGTCCCACAATTCGACAGTCGGGAAGCCAAAGTTTTCCGCGCCGCTACGGATCACTCGCCCCACCTGGTGGTCACCGATCCAGACACGGCTGCCCAACGGGTACATCGACGTCGCATACAGCAGCCCCCGGATCACTCGCGCGTCGAACTTTCCCTTTTGCATCTCTTCCAACAGATTCACGATCGCAAAGTAACCCTGGATCGCTAGCCGGTGCCGTCGGTTGGTCAGCATGCCGACGAACGCATCGGCGACAGCGGCAATTTTGGCCAGCGGGTGAATCGATTCGGCGGTCAGGCCACGCGGGTAGCCGCTGCCGTCGCCGCGTTCGTGCAATTGGTAGACGACAAACTTGGTCGCGTCGGAAAGCGATTCGCCATATTCGCCCGCGATGTTGATGGCGCGGACCGGATGGTCGGCCAGCCGAGAAAGTTGCCCATGGCCCAGCGGACGACCGGTATCGAACATCTCCAGCCCGACTTCCTGCATTCCCACATCGTGGACCAAGCAGCCGATCCCGAGATCCTTGACAGCCTTTCGGCCTAGCCCCATTTCGATTCCGATCGCCATCGCGACCGTTGCCAAGTGGACCCCATGCCGTGATGGATAATCGGATTCGTAAGGCGCACAGGCCCAACAAACCAAAGCATCCTGGTCTTCGGCCATCCGGGCCAACAGGTCTTCGCAGGTCTGGTCCAGTGGATCGATATCGGTCGATGAATCGTGTGCCGTATCGGCAAAGAATCGATTGACTCGGTCGATCCGTTCATCCGATTCCCGGGCCCATGCGGCGGGCAATCCGTCGGCGTAACCACAGTTGGCCGGTTTGTCATAGGTTTCCGCGAGCGGAGTTTCCGACGCGACGTTCAGCGGTCCGGAGAACTGGACGTGCGAATCCAAGGCATCGGCATAGTCATTGGTGCTTTGTGATCGCACATAGGCCGGTGGCGGCGGAACCTTGGTTCGGCGGCCTTGCGGAACAAAGGCGGACAGGATGGCAACGTCCCGCAGACTCAGCACGACCGATTCGACGCCGCGAGCGACCAAACGCGAAATGAACTGGTCGCTGATCGCCGTGCCTTCGGCCAACAGTTTGACCGAAGGCGTGTGGGGATCGGCAATCGGAGCACTTAGAATCGCGCCTGCCTTGAGCGTCGAAATTGGAACCAGCTTGCACTTCATCGCGGTGTATCCATCCCTTGGAAAGCAAACACGTGTGGCCCCGGATGGTGCGTCCGCTGAACTTACAAACGCACCGCATGACGGCGTCGGCGACCGCCAATCGAACAGGCCATCGGGGGCAGGTGGACGTCGACGCCGTGCCCAAGTCGGCACCCAGTTTGTTTCGACATCGCAAGTGCACCGGTTTTAGCTGGCGTGGATTCACTGGCACAATCGTCAGTCTTTGACAGAATGTGTCGCTGGCCGATGGCCAGAAAGCGTGTGATCGATACGACCGGACCATCGGAAGGCTCGACAGATCCATCCGCGGCGCTTAGAAGATAGGACCGGTTTTGAAACTCAACCACTCGTTTTGCGGAATCAACTTTGAACGTCCACCTTCGAATGCTAGCCGTCGCCGGTTTCGTCACCCTCAGCGATGCCGCTGCGTCGGCGCATCCTGGTCACGGCGAACCCGGCCCGCTGCACTACGTGACCGACGCCAACCACGTCGTCCCAGTCGTCATGGTCACCGCCCTGATTCTAGGTGGGCTCTACGCGCTGGCGTCGCTGCGAAAATCCCGCGGACAAGCGTAACCACCCCGCGGGCACCCGTCGCGAAAGTCGCCAACGGTTTGCCGATCCAGTCGTACTTTCAGCGGCAATGGAATAGGCCTCTGGCCGTGTGGCCACGGGCCACTTTGAGGGGGATTCCCGGCCGCTTACGCGGTCACGGCTCACAAAATCAACCAACCGCCAACGGTTTCGTCCCCGCCCCAACACTGTCGGCGGCACCGCCGCCGCTCGCGGGGATCGTCGGTGACGCCGCCTTAGGCCTGTGCCGCCAGCATGTTTTGCATACTGGTCTTCAGCAGCGTTTCCGGGCCAGGGGAGTAATCAAAGACTTCGACGCTGACCCATCCATCGTAGTGGACATCACGCAGCGCATCGAAGATGGGGCGGAATTCCACTTCGCCCATGCCTGGTCCCAACAGGTTGGGGTCATTGGCGTGGAAATGGATCATGGCGTCCGCGTTGTCGCGGATAATCTGCGGCGTCGGTGTCGGTTCGTCGCTCATCGCTTTGACGTCCAAGTGCAGCTGCACTTTGGGGCTATCCACCATGGCCATCAACTGCCGGCCCTCGGCGGCCGTGTTCAGAAAGTTTCCTTCACCCCGACCAAGCGGTTCGATGGCGATTTGGACATCTAGCTTTTCCAGCTCCGGTGCAACCCGCTGCAATACACCGGCGGCGTTCTCCATGGCCGATTGCATTGATTGATCGGCGGGAAAGTTTCGCTGTTGAGGCGATCCCAAGACCATCAACTGGCCGCCCAGGTCGCTGCACAGCCCAGCCAATTTGATCAAGTGATTGGCCGTCGCCTGCCGCATTTCGGCATCGGGCGTCGTCAGATGGAAACCGTTCGTTTTGGCCAACAACCAGTGCAGACCGATGATTTCCATTCCCGCCGCTTCGACTTGGTGGCGATAGGCGGCTCGGGCCGCTGCGTCCAGCGAATCGATGTCGTCGGTCAACATGAACGGAGCGACCTCCCATCCGGTATAGCCATTGTCGACGGACAGTCCCAAGGATCGATCGAGTGACCAGTCGCCGAAGGTTTCGTTGCAGATCGCGTACTTCATCAGAGTTGTCGGTGGCAGGGGATGGGAAGGGTGGGGAACGCTTCGATGGGGAAGCGGTGGGAAAGGGCGGCCGATGAATCGTCCGCGGTGGCTACGTCGTCGGCAGCCGCGGTGGCACCAGCGCGGATTGCCCGACTGGTGCCAAACTTGTCGCTTGGGTTTGTCGCCTAACCCAACAGGGTTTTTAGCATCGGGAACTTGTTGAGGACTTGTTCCATGACTTCATCGCCTGCTTTTTCCTTCAGGAATGCGATCACCATGGATACAAAACCGCCCATTTTGTCCGAATCCAGACCGGCACCCGAAAGAGCCGCACCTAGTTCTAGGCCGCCACCAGCCGATCCGCCCAGGGCACTGGACGCCATGCCAGCTAGTTTGCCCAGCATGCCGCCGCCGGACGCTGCAGCACCACCAGCAGCGTCCTGGCTGCCCGCTGCGGCAGATTCGACGGCACCGGGGACTGCCGCGGCGATCTTGCCGAACAGTTCATCGCCAGCGTGTTCTTTGACCATCGCCATCGCTTTGCCGGTCGCAGCATTTGCAACCGATTCGTCGATTCCTAGCTTGCTGATCAGTTGTTGGATCAATTCGTCCATGGGGGTCACTCCGTGTGATTTGATTCGAAGAGAAGAAGAGGGAGCAGGGGGGAGAAGTCTGCCTGGTTTGTATCTTGGAGCCATCACGGGGGCCGGGCAACCCGGGGCCGCCCGCCTGATCGATGCCTGCGCCCACACGGGGGGGCAGCCCGCACCTCGATCAGCGGCGAACCAACGGATCATCGCACCGCCGCGGGCGGGGGTATCAGCGCTGGCGCTAGATTGCCTGTCTTGCCTACGGGTTGTCGCAGCCCGGGATATTTTCCAGTTTCCGACGCGTTTTCCACGGTCCGGTTTGATTTGCTTGCAAACTTCACTAACTCTTAACTGTCAAACGACTTAAGTCGAATCCAGACGTCTGCGATCGGTGTCGAGCGGGGCCGGGCTGGCGGACGTAACTCGAACCCTAAGCACGACTTACCTCCACGGCGAGGATTCAGTTTGACATGCTATCTGCAATCGGTACGATCACGCCCCAGTCGTCCACATGTAGTGGCTTTCGAGTGCGAAAGTTACTACCGGTAGTGCTTTCATTAACGTTTAGGGAAACGTTGCAGGTCGGGATGCGTCGAAGGATTGATGCCTGTGATGGTGCCCCCCGGCCGAGCCAACCCCCAGCACTGGGCCGCCATAGGTCGACACTTGTTTATGTTCTGATCAATACAATGATTGGTGACGGACGCTTCGCACGGAAATTTGCGAAACTTGGCGTTGGTGATCAATCCACGGATGACCCTCAAGGAGTCTCAAAGTCATGGCCACGGTTCTGTCTGCACGCGCCTCTGAAAATCTTTCTGGTGACCCGGCGATCGAAAAGGTCAACTCGGAACATGGTGTTGAGTACGCTCAATCACGTTTCGGCACTCGCCAACGCACCGGTTCGCACGGTCTGAAGATCGATACCGTGTTCTGCCCGGATAACGGCCAGACCCCGTTCGAGACCACTCAGTGGGAACTGCGAAGCGCAGCGATCAAGGACGAGAGCGGGAAGGCTCTGTTCGAGCAAACCGACTGCGAAATCCCTGCCGCTTGGACTCAATTGGCAACCAACGTTGTCGTTTCCAAGTATTTCTACGGCGACCCGACCAACGAAGGCGAGCGTGAAAAGAGCGTTCGTCAACTGATCCACCGCGTCACGCGCACGATCACCGACTGGGGTTTGGCCGACGGCTATTTCGATTCGCCCGAAGACGGCGATCGTTTTTACCGCGAACTGACCTGGTTGTGCCTGCACCAGCACGGTGCGTTCAACAGCCCGGTATGGTTCAACGTCGGGCTGCATGCCCAGTACGGCGTGGCGGGAGCGAAGTGCAATTGGCGTTGGAATGCCGAACAAGGATGCGTTGACCAGCCGGAGAACTCGTACGAGTACCCGCAGGGATCGGCGTGCTTTATCCAAAGCGTCGACGACAACATGGAAGACATCATGCGGCTGGCTTGCAGCGAAGCGATGTTGTTCAAGTTCGGCAGCGGAACCGGGACTG
Protein-coding regions in this window:
- a CDS encoding sugar phosphate isomerase/epimerase family protein — translated: MKYAICNETFGDWSLDRSLGLSVDNGYTGWEVAPFMLTDDIDSLDAAARAAYRHQVEAAGMEIIGLHWLLAKTNGFHLTTPDAEMRQATANHLIKLAGLCSDLGGQLMVLGSPQQRNFPADQSMQSAMENAAGVLQRVAPELEKLDVQIAIEPLGRGEGNFLNTAAEGRQLMAMVDSPKVQLHLDVKAMSDEPTPTPQIIRDNADAMIHFHANDPNLLGPGMGEVEFRPIFDALRDVHYDGWVSVEVFDYSPGPETLLKTSMQNMLAAQA
- a CDS encoding sugar phosphate nucleotidyltransferase, with the translated sequence MTDSCAVVLAAGKGTRMQSDLPKVLCPVVDRPMIHFVLDALEKAGIHRKIVVVGYEADQVRQALAGRKDDIEFVTQSEQLGTGHAVQMCRPALEKQTGPTIVVAGDSPLIQPTSLKKLLDHFVEFSPALLLGTLEKEDPTGLGRIVRDADGNFMGIVEQKDATESERAVKEVNMSTYLFQTPDLLQSLDMLSNDNAQAEYYLTDCARLLRESGRPVEALPVLQQCESLSINNPDELRLVDEKMRTMGYA
- a CDS encoding HD-GYP domain-containing protein, with amino-acid sequence MKCKLVPISTLKAGAILSAPIADPHTPSVKLLAEGTAISDQFISRLVARGVESVVLSLRDVAILSAFVPQGRRTKVPPPPAYVRSQSTNDYADALDSHVQFSGPLNVASETPLAETYDKPANCGYADGLPAAWARESDERIDRVNRFFADTAHDSSTDIDPLDQTCEDLLARMAEDQDALVCWACAPYESDYPSRHGVHLATVAMAIGIEMGLGRKAVKDLGIGCLVHDVGMQEVGLEMFDTGRPLGHGQLSRLADHPVRAINIAGEYGESLSDATKFVVYQLHERGDGSGYPRGLTAESIHPLAKIAAVADAFVGMLTNRRHRLAIQGYFAIVNLLEEMQKGKFDARVIRGLLYATSMYPLGSRVWIGDHQVGRVIRSGAENFGFPTVELWDRDRQSEAPAIVNLFEEPQYQITGSLPATRAA
- a CDS encoding DUF2780 domain-containing protein, which translates into the protein MDELIQQLISKLGIDESVANAATGKAMAMVKEHAGDELFGKIAAAVPGAVESAAAGSQDAAGGAAASGGGMLGKLAGMASSALGGSAGGGLELGAALSGAGLDSDKMGGFVSMVIAFLKEKAGDEVMEQVLNKFPMLKTLLG
- a CDS encoding lysophospholipid acyltransferase family protein; translation: MKTIVDFAAYALVRLIVAVIQTLPVDMGDSICRFLAWVVGEKLRIRRRETDLNLDLIFPSASDQERKNLRFAMWHHLLLMVCEIAWVQRRLHLSNWTDHITFRNNREMLGQMLSDRPTVVVTGHFGNFEVGGYMTGVMGVQTLTIARQLDNRFLHAWVDRFRSAKGQKMVDKEGCAADVDRHLKDGGILSLLADQHAGPKGCWVNFMGAPASCHKALSLFSLSADAPMVVGSTRRVGGKPMQFEIACKAIADPRSGDEDCASVTSLTNWYNRHLTAAIGESLEQYWWLHRRWREPPAKVAKRLARAA
- a CDS encoding ribose-phosphate diphosphokinase translates to MRELKIFSGRANPNLATKICRHLHLEPSAITLGKFPDGENYCKLDEDVRGRDVFLVQPTSPPVNDNLFELLIMIDCCKRASAERITAVVPYYGYARQDRKDEGRVPITAKLAANIITRAGADRVLTMDLHAAQIQGFFDVPVDHLYAAPVLNEYFAERGFVDDKIVVVSPDEGSIKRALGHNKRLGGTLAIVDKQRANALETKQNTIIGGPIEGRIALLFDDMISTAGSICGAARLVHQAGAKEIHIAATHGVLCGPAIEKLRDAPIDSIIVTDTIPIAAEKQLPNLVQLSVAPLLAEAIKRIHHDQSISELFRER